The proteins below are encoded in one region of Apium graveolens cultivar Ventura chromosome 4, ASM990537v1, whole genome shotgun sequence:
- the LOC141716656 gene encoding uncharacterized protein LOC141716656 — MATMTDLPYELLSYIILLLVQSPGGAADFATIISVCRNFNMFAQVEDILEVVNFKIKLELKNFKRYQHINSLLVKCSEAGNVAAQFLLGKVILVSSSQLLLCEWKKVKHDAHPCDFATLSELGCILATDVPNEDHKVSSFMAYFLPEQVSNNEVSRTRLVHYQLVKVFLLNGSHRDLAEMSTFLTSYVRFFTSGGEEDTLLKCSKYLGYFSESIRFLEKQLMEVNSCSRFEGNTDAINYHIDVMKFNLVEFRSRTLRSLEVNLG; from the exons ATGGCAACAATGACAGATCTGCCCTATGAGCTCCTCTCTTACATTATACTTTTGTTGGTGCAGTCTCCAGGCGGAGCAGCTGATTTTGCAACGATCATCTCTGT TTGCAGAAACTTTAATATGTTCGCGCAAGTTGAAGACATACTCGAGGTTGTCAACTTTAAAATAAAGTTGGAACTTAAGAATTTTAAACGGTATCAGCACATTAACAGTCTGCTAGTGAAATGTTCGGAAGCTGGAAATGTAGCTGCCCAGTTTTTGCTAGGGAAG GTTATACTGGTGAGCTCTTCTCAGCTATTACTTTGTGAATGGAAGAAAGTAAAACATGATGCCCATCCTTGTGATTTTGCAACACTCAGTGAACTTGGTTGTATTCTTGCCACAGATGTTCCCAATGAGGACCATAAAGTTAGCTCTTTTATGGCCTACTTTTTACCTGAACAAGTATCTAATAATGAAGTCTCACGAACTAGATTGGTTCACTACCAGCTTGTGAAGGTTTTCTTGCTCAATGGCAGCCATCGTGACTTGGCTGAAATGTCTACATTCCTAACGAGTTATGTAAGGTTCTTCACCAGTGGTGGCGAAGAAGACACCCTCCTCAAATGCAGCAAATATCTTGGTTATTTCTCTGAGAGTATCAGATTTCTTGAGAAACAGTTAATGGAAGTCAATAGCTGTTCACGTTTCGAAGGCAATACAGATGCTATTAATTATCATATTGATGTAATGAAATTTAATCTCGTAGAATTCCGATCCCGGACACTTCGTTCCCTTGAAGTTAATTTGGGATAG
- the LOC141716657 gene encoding uncharacterized protein LOC141716657 isoform X1 has product MPFQLEQFREMATMGELPSDLLYCIILLLVQSPGGVADFARMVSVCRKFRLFTQKKHILSLVSFDMKLEFKNFIQYQHINSLLVKCSEAGNIAAQFLLGKVILVSSSQLFLGEWQKAEFHPCDSATLGELRCILATNDPGHDYKVGSFMAYFLPEQVHNSEVSRRRLVHYQLVKVFLLNGSLHDLAEMAVFIKCYIKFFTSVTEEDDPLLATVNDMILHADTIMKSEKALMELSSLRAGCERCSNAIRNCINHRDIHIAKFRGLAMRFFETNWG; this is encoded by the exons ATGCCTTTCCAG CTTGAACAGTTTCGAGAAATGGCAACAATGGGAGAACTGCCCTCTGATCTCCTGTATTGTATTATACTATTGTTGGTGCAGTCGCCAGGCGGAGTGGCTGATTTTGCAAGGATGGTATCTGT TTGCCGAAAATTTCGTTTGTTCACACAAAAGAAGCACATCCTCAGTCTTGTGAGCTTTGACATGAAATTGGAATTTAAGAATTTTATACAGTATCAGCACATTAACAGTCTACTAGTGAAATGTTCTGAAGCTGGAAATATAGCTGCTCAGTTTTTACTTGGGAAG GTAATACTAGTGAGCTCGTCTCAGCTATTTCTTGGTGAATGGCAGAAAGCGGAATTCCATCCTTGTGATTCCGCGACACTCGGTGAGCTTCGTTGTATTCTTGCCACAAATGATCCCGGTCATGACTATAAAGTTGGCTCTTTTATGGCCTACTTTTTACCTGAACAAGTACATAATAGTGAAGTCTCACGGAGAAGATTGGTGCACTACCAGCTTGTGAAGGTGTTCTTGCTTAACGGAAGCCTTCATGACTTGGCTGAAATGGCGGTATTCATAAAGTGTTACATCAAGTTCTTCACCAGTGTTACCGAAGAAGATGATCCCCTGCTCGCAACCGTCAATGATATGATTCTTCATGCTGATACTATCATGAAATCTGAGAAAGCGTTAATGGAACTCAGTTCATTGCGGGCGGGTTGTGAACGCTGTTCAAATGCTATTAGGAACTGTATTAATCACAGAGACATACATATCGCAAAATTTCGAGGCCTGGCAATGCGTTTCTTTGAAACTAATTGGGGATAG
- the LOC141716657 gene encoding uncharacterized protein LOC141716657 isoform X2, with protein MATMGELPSDLLYCIILLLVQSPGGVADFARMVSVCRKFRLFTQKKHILSLVSFDMKLEFKNFIQYQHINSLLVKCSEAGNIAAQFLLGKVILVSSSQLFLGEWQKAEFHPCDSATLGELRCILATNDPGHDYKVGSFMAYFLPEQVHNSEVSRRRLVHYQLVKVFLLNGSLHDLAEMAVFIKCYIKFFTSVTEEDDPLLATVNDMILHADTIMKSEKALMELSSLRAGCERCSNAIRNCINHRDIHIAKFRGLAMRFFETNWG; from the exons ATGGCAACAATGGGAGAACTGCCCTCTGATCTCCTGTATTGTATTATACTATTGTTGGTGCAGTCGCCAGGCGGAGTGGCTGATTTTGCAAGGATGGTATCTGT TTGCCGAAAATTTCGTTTGTTCACACAAAAGAAGCACATCCTCAGTCTTGTGAGCTTTGACATGAAATTGGAATTTAAGAATTTTATACAGTATCAGCACATTAACAGTCTACTAGTGAAATGTTCTGAAGCTGGAAATATAGCTGCTCAGTTTTTACTTGGGAAG GTAATACTAGTGAGCTCGTCTCAGCTATTTCTTGGTGAATGGCAGAAAGCGGAATTCCATCCTTGTGATTCCGCGACACTCGGTGAGCTTCGTTGTATTCTTGCCACAAATGATCCCGGTCATGACTATAAAGTTGGCTCTTTTATGGCCTACTTTTTACCTGAACAAGTACATAATAGTGAAGTCTCACGGAGAAGATTGGTGCACTACCAGCTTGTGAAGGTGTTCTTGCTTAACGGAAGCCTTCATGACTTGGCTGAAATGGCGGTATTCATAAAGTGTTACATCAAGTTCTTCACCAGTGTTACCGAAGAAGATGATCCCCTGCTCGCAACCGTCAATGATATGATTCTTCATGCTGATACTATCATGAAATCTGAGAAAGCGTTAATGGAACTCAGTTCATTGCGGGCGGGTTGTGAACGCTGTTCAAATGCTATTAGGAACTGTATTAATCACAGAGACATACATATCGCAAAATTTCGAGGCCTGGCAATGCGTTTCTTTGAAACTAATTGGGGATAG